The Thunnus thynnus chromosome 22, fThuThy2.1, whole genome shotgun sequence genome includes a window with the following:
- the LOC137174460 gene encoding golgin subfamily A member 6-like protein 24, translating into MSCEQQTASSPECSYTEDMDLHQEGSDTEGHVSAMNVSIPTINEQLGALKLQMHVLESQLESTESLEEVRETMKAEEKAAMEEYCAMQQKFQEICERATRNSTIHMMCNAMKVRKEMYERNSDTLRQQIRDLEHTLCDKAVEELKAESEAKREQYEALQKEFQCLQEKLRKERPSEERCAAMKEETEIMKQQNDAMQKEILGLREKHESVKALEESFNAVKAEKEAISQQNDTLRQRIEEVYMYIQSENALHEMEDAINVSLQAITHQNEILYQELQKLNSEYEQANIWGVMCREKMNHMEDLSRENDGLKEQIEVVSRLLQIRKTEKDKYEELKAAEKVLQAQSRVLTKTHNELHAKLLKEEEWSNKHDVLREETEALRENNNIMNQEIRIFNEQLENLSVMKADYKSMKPEKKALTSQNNKLKKKIHELDKQLSKEQDLERKINMIKGENIALSQENLTLQQRVQELSDHLQGGKVFDIMYKSLKVEKDAMIQQNNALREKVQKLNKKSGRRVVFEADQTATTAARESMSRQYYELRQEMQEMNVS; encoded by the coding sequence atgagTTGCGAACAGCAGACCGCTTCTTCTCCGGAGTGTTCATACACTGAAGACATGGACCTTCACCAGGAAGGATCAGATACGGAAGGCCATGTGAGTGCAATGAATGTGAGCATACCGACAATCAACGAACAACTTGGTGCCCTGAAACTCCAAATGCACGTGCTCGAGAGCCAGCTTGAGAGCACTGAAAGTTTGGAGGAAGTAAGGGAAACTATGAAAGCAGAAGAAAAGGCTGCAATGGAAGAATATTGCGCCATGCAACAAAAATTTCAGGAGATCTGCGAGAGGGCTACAAGAAATAGCACTATACACATGATGTGTAATGCTATGAAAGTAAGAAAGGAGATGTATGAGCGTAACAGCGATACTCTGCGGCAACAAATTCGAGACCTTGAGCACACGCTGTGTGACAAAGCCGTGGAGGAGCTGAAAGCAGAGAGCGAAGCCAAAAGAGAACAATATGAGGCGCTTCAAAAAGAATTTCAGTGCCTGCAGGAAAAACTCCGAAAAGAAAGACCTTCGGAGGAAAGGTGTGCTGCAAtgaaagaggagacagagataATGAAACAGCAAAATGACGCCATGCAGAAAGAAATCCTGGGGCTCAGAGAGAAGCATGAAAGTGTGAAAGCTTTGGAAGAATCCTTTAATGCAGTGAAAGCAGAGAAAGAGGCAATCAGCCAACAGAATGACACTCTGCGACAGCGCATCGAGGAGGTATACATGTACATCCAGAGTGAAAATGCTTTGCATGAAATGGAAGACGCAATTAATGTGTCACTACAAGCCATAACCCATCAAAATGAGATCCTGTATCAGGAACTCCAAAAGCTTAACAGTGAGTACGAACAAGCTAATATTTGGGGTGTCATGTGCAGGGAAAAGATGAACCACATGGAAGATCTGAGCAGAGAAAATGACGGTTTGAAAGAGCAAATCGAGGTCGTCAGCAGACTTCTCCAGATCAGAAAAACCGAGAAAGACAAATATGAAGAGCTGAAAGCTGCGGAGAAAGTCCTGCAGGCACAAAGTAGAGTCCTAACTAAAACACATAACGAACTCCACGCAAAGCTTCTAAAGGAAGAAGAATGGAGTAACAAGCACGACGTGTTGAGAGAGGAGACGGAAGCCTTGagggaaaacaacaacataatgaATCAAGAAATTCGGATTTTCAACGAGCAGCTGGAAAATCTAAGCGTCATGAAGGCGGATTATAAATCAATGAAGCCAGAGAAAAAAGCTCTAACCAGCCAAAACAACAAgctcaagaaaaaaatccacGAGCTGGATAAACAGCTCTCAAAGGAACAAGACCTGGAGCGAAAGATTAATATGATAAAAGGAGAGAACATCGCTCTGAGCCAAGAAAATCTAACTCTGCAACAGAGGGTTCAGGAACTCTCCGACCACCTCCAAGGAGGAAAAGTTTTCGACATCATGTATAAGTCGCTTAAGGTGGAGAAAGACGCCATGATCCAGCAAAACAACGCCCTTCGAGAAAAGGTTCAGAAGCTGAACAAAAAAAGTGGAAGGAGAGTCGTTTTCGAGGCGGATCAGACAGCGACGACGGCGGCGAGGGAGAGCATGAGCAGACAATACTATGAACTAAGACAAGAAATGCAAGAGATGAACGTATCCTAA